DNA from Mesorhizobium sp. DCY119:
AGTCGCAGAACCTCGAAAACGTCAAGCTCATCCCGGACGGCTCGGGCGAATTCACCCGCAAGATGGGCATGCTGGTTGCCAAGGACAATCTCGGCTTCGGCATGCGCTCCTGGCGTTATGCCGCCGTCATCAACAACGGCCGCATCGAAAAGTGGTTCGAGGAAGAAGGCTTCTCCGACAACTGCGCCACCGATCCTTATGGCCTGTCCTCGCCGCAGAACATTCTCGAGGCGCTCAAGGCCGACGACGTCGCCGAAGCCGCCTGAGCCTGACGGCAGCGAATATGATCAGCCCCCGGCAGCGTCCGCGCGCCGGGGCTTTTTGTTGCCGGTAGCAAAGCGCATGGTCTGCGATTGTCCAGCCGCGTGCGAAAACTGTTGGCTGGAGACTCATTTCATCGCAAGATGTGCGCCATGAACAAGATTTTCAGAAAGTCGCAATTGACGCCCTACGAGGCGGACTATGCTCGGTGGTGCGCCGAACAGGGCGCGCTGTTGCGCGAAGGCAATCTGGGCGCGCTGGACCGTGAAAATCTTGCCGAGGAGATAGAGAGCTTGGGGCGGAGCGATAAAAGAGAGATCAGAAACCGGCTCGGCATTCTGCTCCTCCATTTGCTGAAATGGAAATACCAGCCGGAAAAGCGTAAATCGGGCTGGCGTTCCACCATTCTCGAACAGCGGCACCAAATCGAAAACCTGCTTGAAGAAAGCCCGAGCCTGAAGGCACTCCCCGGTCTCGAACTTGCCAAGGAGTACAAGCTGGCGCGGTTGAAGGCCGCGGACGAAACCGGCTTGGATGAGAATGTGTTTCCCGAAATCTGCCCGTTGACGATTGGGCAGATTCTCGATCCTCAATATTTTCCATAACCTGCAAAGATGTAATGACGGACGAAGCACACACCGTCGCGGAAGTTTTTCCCCATATCCGCATCATCATGGGCATGGTCATCGGCCTCGGCGTGACCCGTCTGCTGTCGGGGGTGGCGCGCATCGTCCAGCATCCGCGCGGCTACCAGCTTTATCCGGTGCATCTCGCCTGGGTGGCGATGCTGCTATTAATGCTGATCCATTTCTGGTGGTGGGAATTCGGCCTGTTCCAGATCCAGCACTGGACCTTCGGCAAATACCTCTTCCTCATCGGCTATGCCGTCATTCTCTTTCTCATGTGCGCGCTGCTGTTTCCCGACAGCATGCTCGACTACAAGAGCTACGAGGATTTCTTCATTTCGCGGCGCGCCTGGTTCTTCGGCCTGCTGGCCTCGACCTATCTGCTCGATGTCATCGACACATTGCTAAAGGGGCAGGAACATTTCGCGCGTTTCGGCAACGAATATATGATCCGAACGCCGATTTTCTTCGCGCTATCCATCATCGCCATCTTCACGACGAACCGGACGTTTCATATGCTGTTCGTGGCTGCCGCATTGATCTATCAGGCGTCGTGGATTCTGCGCCTGTTCGACGACATCGTGTGATCTGGCAGGCGACCGACAATCGAACTCAAAAGGGCATTCTGCGCATGTACAAAGCCGTCGGTTCGCGCGGGTCGCGGGTCAGCCGCGTCCTCTGGATGCTGGAGGAACTCGGGCAGCCTTACGAATTCGTCGAGGTCGCCCTGCGCTCGCCCGAAGCCTATGCGCTGAACCCGTCGGGCAAGGTGCCGGTGCTGATCGACGATGATCTGGTGGTGACTGATTCGGCGGCGATCTGCGTCTATCTCGGTGACAAGCATGCGGATAAAGGCATGGGCGCAAATCCCGGCGTCACTGGGCGCGCCGAGATGGATTCCTGGATGCATTTCGCACAGTCCGAACTCGAAGCGCCGCTGTGGAACAAACTGCGCCACCGTTTTTTGCTTCCCAAGGACGTGCGGGTGGATGTCGGGCCAGCGGCCGCCCATGATTTCGCCAGCGAGATAGAGGCGCTCGACCGCCGGCTCACCGGCAGGGAATTCGCTTTGGGCGATCGCTTCAGCGCCGTCGACGTGCTGCTTGGCGATATCGGCGGGTGGGCGCGCGGCGGCAGGTTCAAGGTCGCGTCCGACACCGTCAACGCCTATTTCGACCGCGTCCTGTCACGCCCCGCCCGAGCGCGCGCCGACGCCAATGGAGGATCATTCTGATGAAGCTCGACATCCGCACCGACTTCACCAAGCTGCCGCGCGCCGTCTCGGTTCTTGCCGCCGGCGAGGCGTCGGGAGAGCCGTTTGGCAGCGCCGCGCTCGCTCATGACGAACGGCATCTGCGCCGCAGGGTCATCGAACTTACGGGTGGCGACAAGGTGCTGGTCGACCTGCCTATGCCAATCGCGCTCGGCGACCGCGACCGCCTGGTGCTGGAAGACGGACGCCAGATCGAAATCATCGCTGCCGATGAGCCGCTCTACGACATCCGCGCCCGCGACGCAGTACATCTGTCTGAGCTTGCCTGGCACATCGGCAACCGTCATCTGGCCGCCGGCATCGAGGCCGCCCGCATCCTCATCCTGCGCGACCATGTCATCAAGGCGATGCTGGAAGGGCTGGGCGCGACGGTGACGGATGTCTCCGAACCCTTCAAGCCAGTGCGCGGCGCCTATTCGGGCGAGGCCGGCCATGGCCATTCGCACGGCCACGATCACGCACACGATCATGCGCATGACCATGATCACGATCACCACCATCACGACGGGCATCATCACCATCATGACTGAGCAGCCGCGACAGATGGCGCTGCTGCGCCTGATGACATGGCTTTCGCCGGCCTTTCCGGTCGGCGGCTTTTCCTACAGCCACGGGCTGGAGCAGGCGGTTCATGCCGGGCTGGTCCCCAACCGCGAGACGCTGCTCGACTGGCTGTCGCAACTGATGGAAATCGGTTCCGGCTGGAACGATGCCGTGCTTTTCGCCGAAAGCTGGCGGCGAGCGCGCAACGGCGGTGATCTTGCGGAACTGGCCGAACTCGCCGAAGCTCTGGCCGGCTCGCAGGAACGGCACATGGAGACCATGCTGCAGGGCCAGGCCTTCTTCACCGCCGCCAAATCATGGCCGCATCCGCTTCTGGAAACCCTGCCGGAAAATTCTCCTTACTGCGTTGCCGTCGGCGCGGTTTCGGGCGCGCACGGCATACCGCTCGAAGACGCGCTCGGCGCGTGGCTCCAGACTTTCGCGTCCAACCTCGTGCAGGCCTCGATACGCCTCGGCGTCACCGGGCAGAGCGGCGGCGTCGAGATCATCGCCGCGCTTGAAGCGCTGACCACCGCGACCGCCGCGCGCGCCAAAAATTCGACGCTGGACGATCTTGGCACGGCCACGCTGCTGTCTGACGTCATGGCCATGCGCCACGAAACCATGCATTCGCGGCTGTTCCGCTCCTGAAAGGATTTTTGTCCCATGAAATCGCAAAACGGCCCGCTTCGCATCGGCATTGGCGGCCCGGTCGGCTCCGGCAAGACGACGCTGACGGAAAAGCTGTGCAAGGCGCTGCGCGACCACTATTCCATCGCGGTCGTCACCAACGACATCTACACGCGTGAAGACGCGATGATGCTGGCGCGGCTACAGGCCCTGCCGGAAGAACGCATCATCGGCGTCGAGACCGGCGGCTGCCCGCACACCGCGATCCGCGAGGACGCCTCGATCAACCTCGCGGCCATCGCCGAGATGAACAAGCGCTTTCCCGACCTCGACATCATCTTCATCGAGTCCGGCGGCGACAATCTGGCGGCGACCTTCTCGCCCGATCTTGCCGATCTCAGCCTCTATGTCATCTCGGTCTGCCAGGGCGGCGACATTCCGCGCAAGGGCGGGCCGGCGATCACGCGCTCCGACTTCCTCATCATCAACAAGAGCGACCTGGCGCCTTACGTGAATGTCGAGCTCGAACTGATGGAACAGGATGCTGCCAAGGCGCGCGGCAAACGGCCATTCGGCTTCACCGACCTGTCGCGCGGCACCGGCTTGCAGAAGGTCATCGATTTCATCATCGAAAATGGCGGGCTTCAAATGGACCAGCAGCGCCGCAGCGCTTGAGGCAGGGCCGGATTCAGGTTGCCGCGCAGGGCGCGTAAAGGCATCCTCAGGCAAAATCAGAAAGGGGAAAGTCATGAGCGTGACGCAACTGACCGCGAAGAGCCGCACCAACCTGCCCTTCTATGAAGAGCGCGTCGATCTTGCCTGCGCCTTTCGCTGGACGGCGCGGCTCAATATGCACGAGGCGGTGGCCAATCATTTCTCGCTGGCCGTCAACGATGACGGCTCGCAGTTCCTGATGAACCCGAACCAGGTTCATTTCTCGCGCATCAAGGCGAGCGACCTTCTGCTGATCGACGCCAACGACCCGGAAACCATGAACGGCCCCGACGCGCCCGACCCGACCGCCTGGGGCCTGCATGGCGCGGTGCATCGCAACTGCGCCCATGCGCGCTGCGTGCTGCATGTGCACTCGATCCACGCCACGGTTCTGGCGTCGCTTGCCGATTCGAAGCTGCCGCCGATCGACCAGAATTCGGCGATGTTCTTCAACCGCCATGTCGTCGACGAGCACTATGGCGGGCTGGCCTTCGAGGAAGAGGGCGAGCGCTGCTCGCAGCTTCTGGCCGACCCCAAGGTCAAGGTGATGGTCATGGGCAATCACGGCGTTCTGGTCATCGGCCACAGCGTGGCGGATGCCTTCAACCAACTCTATTATTTCGAGCGCGCCGCCGAGACCTACATCAAGGCGCTGTGGACCGGGCGGCCGCTGCGGGTGCTTTCAGACGAGATCGCCGAAAAGGCGGCGAGCGAAATGGACGACTATCCCGGCCAGGCCGAGCGCCATCTTGCCGAACTGAGGGCGATCCTGGACGAGCAGGAACCCGTCTATCGGAGCTGATTGGACGCTAGCTCCCGGTGCGTCCTTCGAGGCTCGCTGCGCTCGCACCTCAGGATGAGGGAGGTTGGTGCTGTTTCGGCGTCCAAGTTTTGCCGTGTCGGAGGACCAGATGACGGGCATTTACCCTCTCATCCTGAGGAGCAAGCACCAACCTCCCTCATCCTGAGGTGCGAGCCCGCGGGGCTATGAAGTGTGCACGGTAAACGCCAATGGGCGAGCCTCGAAGGGCGCACCAACAAGCCAATCCTCGGAGACAATCAATCCAGGCCGAGATGGCGGCGCAGTTCTTCCGCGCTGGCGACATAGATCGCGCCGGGCGGTGCTTCAGCCGGCTGCTGCGGCCAGAACAGAGTGCGCATGCCGGCGGCGACGCCGGCAGATGCGCCGGTCCAGCTGTCTTCGACCACGCAAGCCCCTGACGGATCGACCTCGGCCAGCCATGCGGCGCGCAGGAAGGGCTCGGGATCTGGCTTGCCCAGCCGCACATCGTTGCGGGTGACCGTCTTCATGCCCGGCCGGTCAATGCCGATGACGCGCATATTGGCCTCGACAACCAGCCGGTCGGAATTCGACACCACCGCCTGCTGCGTGCCTTGCGCGCGCAGGTCGCGAAAAACCTCGACGGCACCGGGGCGCGGCTTCAGGGTGCCGACATGCTCCATGTAGTAGACATATTTGCGCACGATCCAGTCGTCGAAGGCGAGCTTCAGCCCGAACTCGTCATGCAGCATCTCGTAGACCGGGAAGGCGGCGATGCCGAGCACACGGTCATGCAGGTCGGCCGGCGGCATGATGCCGAGGCTCTTCAGGACGGCGACCAACGCCTGCTCGTGCAGCGGTTCGCTGTCGATCAGCGTTCCATCCATGTCCCAGAATACGGCTTGCGGCATCATACAAATCCTTCCAAAACGGTCATAGAGCGTTTGCCGCCGGAGATAAACCGGTTGAAGGCGATATCTCCCCGCGGCTCGGCGTCACGGGCACGAACGCGCTGAAACGACAGAGATCGGCCAACGCAACGTGCGAGCAATTGACGCCACCAATAGACAATTGCGCCCGGACAAATTCCCTGCGAAAGTGATCGCTTCGGCCAAGAATGGCCCGGGAGGCACGGCAGGCATCATGAACACCCGGCAGGAAACCGGCGGCGGACGGCTCGACGATGCGGCACGCGCCGGCTGGCTCTATTATGTCGCCGGCAACACGCAGGACCAGATCGCCGGCAAGCTCGGCGTATCGCGCCAGACTGCGCAGCGGCTGGTTTCGCTGGCCGTCTCCGAAGGGCTGATAAAGGTCCGGGTCGATCATCCCATCGCCAATTGCCTCGATCTCGCAGCCAGGCTGAAGTCGCGCTTCGCGCTCGATCTGGTCGAGGTCGTGCCGAGCGATCCGGATTCGACCTCGACGACGATCGGCATCGCCGGTGCTGCGGCCGCCGAAATCGAGAAATGGCTGCGCAAGACCGAGCCCATCGTCATGGCGATCGGAACGGGGCGCACGCTGAAGGCTTCGATCGAGCAATTGCCGCCGATGGAGTGTTCCCAGCACAAGGTGGTGTCGCTGACCGGCAACATTTCGCCGGACGGTTCGGCCGCTTTCTACAACGTCATCTTCACCATGGCCGACCGGATCAAGGCGCGCAGCTTTCCGATGCCGCTGCCGGTCATCGCCTCGTCGCCCGAGGAACGCGAGATGCTGCTCGGCCAGCCTATGATCCAGCCGACGCTGGCTCTGGCCGCGCGCGCCGACGTGACCTTCGTCGGCATCGGCGACCTCGGCCCCAGGGCGCCACTCTATGAAGACGGTTTTATCTCGGAGAGCGAACTGAAAGCCCTGCAGAAGGCAGGCGGCGTCGCCGAGATCGTCGGCTGGGTGTTCGACCGCGACGGCAAGCAGATCGACGGCATCACCAACGACCGCGTCGCCTCCGCACCGCTGCCGTCCCGCGAAAAATCACTCGTCGTGGCGCTCGCCATGGGCGACCGCAAGCTGCCCGGCATATTGGCCGCCGTCACCCGCCGGCTGGTCAACGGGCTGATCACCGACGAGCGCACGGCGGCGGCGCTGCTGGCGGGGTGAACCTGAAATAGCCGCTCAGCCGACTGCGGCTTCTTCCTTGATCTTCCAGCCGGCGACCCAGCGCCTGCGCAACGTCTCGCCTTCACCGTGGAAAAAATCGTCGAGCAGCGCGCTGTCTTCGACGCGATTGGTGCGGAAGTTGCGCAGGTCCTGCCGCAACTCGCACCATGCGACGATGTTGGCGACTTCCGAATAATAGATCAGCGCGATCGGCCGGATGATCCTCTCGGTCGCGCGGCCATATTCGTCGCGGTAGCGGATTTCTATCTTCTGCTCGTCGCGGATTGCCCGCCTGACCAGTGCGAAATCGACGCCCTCGGGCGGCGGCGCGACCGTGCCCCAGGCGTGCAGGGCATTGCCGGCGAGCGTCTGGCGCAGCGGTGCCGGCATCGCTGCGGCGATCTTCTGGTTTACCCGCTTTGCCGCCTGTTTGAGCTCGACATCGCCGGTGCGCTCGAGAAGCGCCAGCGCCAGCACGATCGCCTCGGTTTCCTCGATGGAAAACATCAATGGCGGCAGGTCGAAACCGGGGCGCAGGATGTAGCCGATGCCGCGCCCACCCTCGATCGGCACGCGCATGGCCTGAAGGGCGGCCACGTCGCGGTAGATGGAACGCTGCGTGACCTCAAGCTGCTCAGCGATCTGGGCCGCTGTCACGGGCTTTCGTGCGAGCCTGAGTATCTGGATGATCTCGAATAGGCGGGACGCCTTGCGCATGCCGATTTCCTGTCGCGCTTCTCATCGCAACTGACAATACCCTGGCCATTGGCCTTCTGTATACGGCCCGTCATCGACTTGAAAAACCACGATATCCACGCGGGGAGCCGCGGCATGCGGGCGGGGCAACTGACATGACTTACACGGAAAATCTCTGGCTGTTCCTGACGCTGCTTTTCGGCATCATCATCATACCGGGCATGGACATGCTGTTCGTGCTGGCGAACTCGTTGACGCGGGGACGCAATGCCGGCCTGTCTGCCACCGCCGGCATCATGGCCGGCGGCGCGATCCACACGCTGTTCGGCGCCCTTGCCGTCGGCATCCTGACGACGCTGGCGCCTTCGGTGTTCACGGTCATGCTTTTCTTCGGGGCGGGCTATATGGCGTGGATCGGCATAACGCTGATGCGCAGTTCCATTGCCATCGACGCAGTTGGTACGGCCACGGCAAGGTCGCTATGGGTGGCATTCCGCCAGGGCGCGGTGACCTGCCTGCTCAACCCGAAAGCCTACCTCTTCGTGCTGGCGGTCTATCCGCAGTTCCTCAAGCCGCAATATGGCGCGATCTGGTCGCAGGCGCTGGTCATGGGCGTCATGACCGTGCTGATGCAGCTGGGGATCTATGGCGGGCTGGCGCTTGCCGCCGGAAGGAGCCGCGATTTTCTCGTCTCGAGCCCGCAGGCGACCATGCTGGCGGGACGCGCTGCCGGCGTCATCTTCATCGTCGTGGCAGGGCTCACCGCCTGGCACGGCTGGGCGGCGATCTGAGGGGCGTAGGTTCCGGGGAGGTTGAGCAAGGCGTTACTTGCGCCGGCCGCTCGGGTCGTTGCCGTCGAGGATGCCCATGTCGCGCTTGAGGTGATCAGGCAGGGTCCGGATGTCGAGCGAGGCGGCATGGCTGGTGGCGCGTGGCCAGGAAAACTGCAGGAATGCTCGCAGGAACTGGCTGGACGAATATGCGTGGTTCGACTTGGCGTGAACGTGTGACATGTTGGTCCGGTCTTTCTTGAGACCGCTCCTGTTTGATGCGTCGACCCTTTATTTGCGCCTGAAATGCGCTATTTTCCAATCGAACGTCGATCATCATGCATAAGGTGGCTTTATCCATCATGGCTGCTCAACTTCCGCCGCTTCAGGCGATCCGCGTCTTCGAGGCCGCCGCCCGCCACGCCAGCTTCACCAAGGCTGCGGGCGAGCTTGGCATGACGCAGGCCGCCGTCAGCTACCAGATCAAGCTGCTGGAAGAGCGCGTCGGCGCGCCGCTTTTCCTGCGCAAGCCGCGCCAGGTGACGCTCACCGAAGCCGGGCAGCGGCTGGCGCCATCGATCACCGAAGCGTTCGGCATCATCAGCGAAGCCTATGCGGCCGCCCGCACCGGGGCGGAAGGCGTGCTGTGCGTCACCACCATCCTGACCTTCGCCTCAAACTGGCTGGCCCGGCATCTCGGGGCCTTCCAGATCGCACATCCCAATCTCGCCGTGCGCCTCGACACCTCGACCCGGCTGATCGATTTCACCCGCGAGGATGTCGACGTCGCCATACGGGCAGGCCCCGGCGACTGGCCGGGGCTTGCCAAGCACTTCCTGTTCAAGGCCGACTTCACCCCCATGCTCAGCCCCAAGCTTGCCGAAAGCATCGGCGGCCTGAAGGAGCCGGCCGACCTCTTGCGCCTGCCGGTGCTCGATCCGGGCGACTACTGGTGGAAGGAGTGGTTCACCGCCGCAGGCCTGCCGACCGACTCGCTGGAATCGCGGCCGCGCAACAGCCTCGGCGCACAGGCTTACGAAGCAAGTGCGGCGATGGCCGGGAACGGTGTCGCGATACTGACACGCGCCCTGTTCAAGGCGGAACTCGCTGACGGAAGGCTGTTTCAGCCGTTCGATGTGACTGCCTGGGACGGCAACGCCTATTGGCTGGTCTATCCCGAAGCGCGCCGCAACGTGCCCAAGATCCGCGCCTTCCGCGAATGGCTGCTTACGGCGGTGGAAGCCACGCTCGGCAAGCCCGAGCAGTAGACAATCAGGCCTTGCCGGCTCTGGGGATTGCCCAGACATTGACCGGTTCGTCGCGCCCGCGCAGCGTGACGAGGCCATGGTCGATCAGTCCCGACAGCGCGTCGATCCCGTCCTCGCGCCCGACCGCCTTGACGAGCGATGCGCCAACGCAGATGCCTGCGTCCAGTTCGCGGCACAGGGCCTGCAGGCGACTGGCGACGTTGCAGGTGTCGCCCACCACCGCGATCGACAGGTTGCGCTCGCTGCCGACGGCGCCGAGAACGACGGGGCCGTACTGGCAGCCGATGCCGACCTCTATCGGATCTTCGCCCGCAGCAATGCGCCGCGCATTCCATTCGTTCATCGAATTCATCATCGCCCATGCGCAGCGCATGGCCCGCGTCGCATCCGTCTCGGTCGGGCGCGGCACGCCGAAGGTCGCCATGATGCAGTCGCCGATATAGTTGTCGACCGTGCCACCATGGTCGAACACGACCTGCTCCATGCGCCGGTGGAATTGCCGCAGCAGTTCAAACACTTCTTCGGCCGGGTGGTCTTCGGAATAATTGGTGAAGCCGACGATATCGGCAAACACCACCGCAACCTCCTGACGCCGGACGGGGCCGAACGGCTCGTCGGCTGATGCCAGTTCGTCGACGACATTGGGGGAGAAGTGCCGCGCCAGATTGATGCGCGACCGTTCCGCGGCGATGTAGTCGTCAGCCAGCCTTCGGGAGCGCGAAACGACGATCGCCAGTATGCCGGTGATGATCAGGATGAGCACCACATTTGCCGACTGGGCGATGATGTCGACGTAGTTTGGATCCTGGGCAAAATGCAGCCGGTCAACAAGCTCCATGTCGGATCGTATCTTGCTGGCGATATAGGTGCCCGGCCGCGAGATGACCCAGACTATCGCCGCTGTCCAGGACAGTGCCGCCGAAAGGCCGAGCCACAGGGCAAGGCGCGGCGAAAGCGTCAACGCGCCAAGGCTAACGAAGATCAGCAGATAGGCGAATGTGCCCTCGCGCAGATGCATTGCCGGTGGAATTATGTCTGTGCCGAATGGATTCCGGCCGACGATCAGGAAGGTGAGCAGCACGATGTCCAGCGTTCCGATCACCGCGCTTAGCCAGGGTGGGCTCAGCCGCCGTTTCACCAGCCGGTAATTGACCAGGCCGATAATGTAGAAAAGGCCCAGGCTCGAAAGCGTGAAGACGAGAGCTGCACCCCATTTGGCAAAGGCCAGAAAGAACAGGGCGATGGCGACGAGGGCGGCCGAACGCGCCCAGTATTGCAGCCGCGCACCCTCGCGCTCCGCGCGCGCCAGCATGGCCGACAGCCGAAACCGCCGCCGCTTGCTCAGGCTCGTCGCGGCCTGAATCGCCTCAAGCGAAATGGTCGGCACATTTGCCTTCGGCTCTGTCTGACTATCGATCGACGGCAAGAGCGTCATCTTTCCCACCGTTTCAGAAGCAGGCGCGGAACCTATCGAGCGCGGCTGCTTGGCGCCCGCACGGTCCGTTGATTCCTGCCAGTTTTAGCAAAACCCTCGATTACAGGCGTGAAAAACTTTCAACCGTCTTTCCCTCATCGAAACCTGTTCACGCAACTGGCGCCGAATTTGGGGAGCCGGATCGAAACCTGCAAGGGCCCAGAGCATCGGACCGAAAAGTGGAATCCGGTTTTCGGAATAATCCGATGCTCATTCTCAGCGCTGAATCGTTCCCTTGTGCGTCCGAATGGACGCACGGCGATCCAGGTGCTGCGGCGCAGCATCGAAACCGGCTTGACATAAATCACAGTAAGTGAATAATTGCCCACAGCCAAGGCAAATGCTCATCTTGGTTCTAGGGAGGAATATCGATGAAATTGACCACGCTCATTCTGGGCCTGTGTTCGGCCAGCGCGCTTGCGTTCTCCGCGCATGCCGAATCCATCACCATCGCCACCGTCAACAATGGCGACATGGTCCGCATGCAGAAGCTGACGGAAGACTTCACGTCCAAGAACCCCGACATCCAGCTCGAATGGGTCACGCTCGAAGAGAACGTGCTGCGCGAGCGCGTCACCACCGACATCGCCACCAAGGGCGGCCAGTACGACGTCATGACCATCGGCACCTACGAAGTTCCGATCTGGGCCAAGCAGGGCTGGCTCCTGCCGCTCGACAATCTCGGCGCCGACTATGACGCCAAGGACATCATTCCGGCGATCGCCGGCGGCCTGTCGGCCGACGGCAAGCTCTATGCCGCGCCCTTCTACGGCGAGAGCTCCTTCGTCATGTACCGCAAGGACCTGATCGAGAAGGCCGGGCTCAAGATGCCCGACGCACCGACTTGGGACTTCATCGCCGACGCAGCCCGCAAGATGACCGACCGCGCCAACGACATCAACGGCATCTGCCTGCGCGGCAAGGCCGGCTGGGGTGAGAACATGGCCTTCCTGACCGCCATGTCGAACTCCTTCGGCGCACGCTGGTTCGACGAGAAGTGGCAGCCGCAGTTCGACCAGCCAGAATGGAAGAAGACGCTTCAGTTCTATGTAGACCTGATGAAGGATGCCGGCCCGGCTGGTGCCTCCTCCAACGGCTTCAACGAGAACCTGGCGCTGTTCCAGCAGGGCAAGTGCGGCATGTGGATCGACGCCACGGTCGCCGCCTCCTTCGTCTCAAACCCGAAGGACTCCACCGTTGCCGACAAGGTCGGCTATGCGCTGGCGCCCGATACCGGCCTCGGCAAGCGCGGCAACTGGCTGTGGGCATGGTCGCTCGGCATTCCGGCCGGCACGCAGAAGGCTGCCTCGGCTGAAAAGTTCGTCGCCTGGGCAACCGGCAAGGGCTATCTCGACCTCGTCGCCTCGAAGGAAGGCTGGGCCAACGTCCCCCCGGGAACGCGCACCTCGCTCTATGAGAACCCCGAGTACCAGAAGGCCGCGCCCTTCGCCAAGATGACGCTCGACTCGATCAACTCGGCCGATCCGACCAAGCCGACCGTCAAGCCGGTGCCTTATGTCGGCGTGCAGTTCGTCGCCATCCCCGAATTCCAGGGCCTCGGCACGACGGTGGGCCAGTTGTTCTCGGCAGCACTTGCCGGCCAGTCCAGCGTCGATGACGCGCTTGCCGCGGCACAGACTGCTTCGGTCCGTGAAATGACCAGGGCCGGCTACATCAAATAAGGCATCATCTCGATGCCTTGGGCCGTCCGGTTCCCAGTCCGGGCGGCCCGCCCAAACCCTGTTGGCGTCCGCGTACAAACAGCGTGACTGCCGAGTTCGCCCAGTTTTCCTGTGGGGCTACTCAACTCAATCGACCGGCGCGCCAGGCGCCGCCTGTGGTGAAGACAACCGGAACGGTTCTTTCAAACCGAGGGTGAAACCATGGCTACTCAACAAACCCGAACGCTTGCGCGCTTCATGATGGCGCCGTCGGTGATCCTGCTCCTGATCTGGATGGTCGTGCCGCTGGCGATGACGCTGTGGTTCTCGTTCCAGAACTACAATCTGCTCAACCCGGCTAATGTCAGTTTCGCCGGACTGTTCAACTACCAGTTCTTCTACACCGATCCGGCCTTCTTCCAGTCGATCTGGAACACGCTGCTGATCGTCGGCGGCGTGTTGCTGATCACCGTCATCGGCGGTACTGCGCTGGCGCTGCTGCTCGACCAGCCGATGTTCGGCCAGGGCATCGTGCGCATCCTGGTGATCTCGCCCTTCTTCGTCATGCCACCGGTGGCAGCCCTGGTGTGGAAGAACATGATCATGCATCCGGGCTACGGCGTCTTCGCCGGCATCTCGAAATCGCTCGGCCTTCAGCCGGTCGACTGGTTCGCGCAATATCCGCTGTTTTCGATCATCATCATCGTTGCCTGGCAGTGGCTGCCCTTCGCCACGCTGATCCTGCTCACCGCGCTGCAATCGCTGGACGGCGAGCAGAAGGAGGCTGCAGAGATGGACGGCGCCGGCTTCGTCAGCCGCTTCATCCACCTGACGATCCCGCATATGTCGCGGGCGATTACGGTGGTCATCCTGATCCAGACCATCTTCCTGCTTGGCGTCTATGCCGAAATCCTCGTCACCACCAATGGCGGCCCGGGCTACGCATCGACCAACCTGCCCTTCCTGATCTACCGCACCGCGCTCCTCGGCTACGACGTCGGCGGGGCATCGGCGGGCGGCATCATCGCGGTCATCCTCGCCAACATCGTCGCCTTCTTCCTGATGCGCGCCGTTGGCAAGAACCTCGACAAATAGGAGAGACCCATGGCACGCGCAGTTT
Protein-coding regions in this window:
- a CDS encoding urease accessory protein UreF, whose protein sequence is MRMTMITITTITTGIITIMTEQPRQMALLRLMTWLSPAFPVGGFSYSHGLEQAVHAGLVPNRETLLDWLSQLMEIGSGWNDAVLFAESWRRARNGGDLAELAELAEALAGSQERHMETMLQGQAFFTAAKSWPHPLLETLPENSPYCVAVGAVSGAHGIPLEDALGAWLQTFASNLVQASIRLGVTGQSGGVEIIAALEALTTATAARAKNSTLDDLGTATLLSDVMAMRHETMHSRLFRS
- a CDS encoding DUF29 domain-containing protein, translated to MNKIFRKSQLTPYEADYARWCAEQGALLREGNLGALDRENLAEEIESLGRSDKREIRNRLGILLLHLLKWKYQPEKRKSGWRSTILEQRHQIENLLEESPSLKALPGLELAKEYKLARLKAADETGLDENVFPEICPLTIGQILDPQYFP
- a CDS encoding glutathione S-transferase family protein, whose amino-acid sequence is MYKAVGSRGSRVSRVLWMLEELGQPYEFVEVALRSPEAYALNPSGKVPVLIDDDLVVTDSAAICVYLGDKHADKGMGANPGVTGRAEMDSWMHFAQSELEAPLWNKLRHRFLLPKDVRVDVGPAAAHDFASEIEALDRRLTGREFALGDRFSAVDVLLGDIGGWARGGRFKVASDTVNAYFDRVLSRPARARADANGGSF
- a CDS encoding HAD family phosphatase; translation: MMPQAVFWDMDGTLIDSEPLHEQALVAVLKSLGIMPPADLHDRVLGIAAFPVYEMLHDEFGLKLAFDDWIVRKYVYYMEHVGTLKPRPGAVEVFRDLRAQGTQQAVVSNSDRLVVEANMRVIGIDRPGMKTVTRNDVRLGKPDPEPFLRAAWLAEVDPSGACVVEDSWTGASAGVAAGMRTLFWPQQPAEAPPGAIYVASAEELRRHLGLD
- a CDS encoding class II aldolase and adducin N-terminal domain-containing protein, with product MSVTQLTAKSRTNLPFYEERVDLACAFRWTARLNMHEAVANHFSLAVNDDGSQFLMNPNQVHFSRIKASDLLLIDANDPETMNGPDAPDPTAWGLHGAVHRNCAHARCVLHVHSIHATVLASLADSKLPPIDQNSAMFFNRHVVDEHYGGLAFEEEGERCSQLLADPKVKVMVMGNHGVLVIGHSVADAFNQLYYFERAAETYIKALWTGRPLRVLSDEIAEKAASEMDDYPGQAERHLAELRAILDEQEPVYRS
- a CDS encoding urease accessory protein UreE, translated to MKLDIRTDFTKLPRAVSVLAAGEASGEPFGSAALAHDERHLRRRVIELTGGDKVLVDLPMPIALGDRDRLVLEDGRQIEIIAADEPLYDIRARDAVHLSELAWHIGNRHLAAGIEAARILILRDHVIKAMLEGLGATVTDVSEPFKPVRGAYSGEAGHGHSHGHDHAHDHAHDHDHDHHHHDGHHHHHD
- the ureG gene encoding urease accessory protein UreG — protein: MKSQNGPLRIGIGGPVGSGKTTLTEKLCKALRDHYSIAVVTNDIYTREDAMMLARLQALPEERIIGVETGGCPHTAIREDASINLAAIAEMNKRFPDLDIIFIESGGDNLAATFSPDLADLSLYVISVCQGGDIPRKGGPAITRSDFLIINKSDLAPYVNVELELMEQDAAKARGKRPFGFTDLSRGTGLQKVIDFIIENGGLQMDQQRRSA